Proteins from a genomic interval of Medicago truncatula cultivar Jemalong A17 chromosome 3, MtrunA17r5.0-ANR, whole genome shotgun sequence:
- the LOC25490471 gene encoding putative F-box protein At4g05475, translating to MSLSSSKELEVKSTAKPNWLQLPTDVTADILFRLDTYEIMKNVRNVCPLWWKICKNPIMWQTIYMGNFDRVCLPQYQILELGMKLPLLEELNISITVWNGYCLPIKLKTFHQLPSEITDKCNADPFAIAKSMPGLRRLNISGHPMYQGCLLFLMDVLVLNLLTLADVSILNLVKIWRKGVANRSKN from the coding sequence ATGTCGTTGAGTTCTTCAAAGGAACTGGAAGTTAAGAGCACCGCAAAACCAAACTGGCTTCAACTTCCAACAGATGTTACTGCTGACATACTCTTTAGGCTTGATACCTATGAAATAATGAAGAATGTACGTAATGTGTGTCCTCTTTGGTGGAAAATTTGCAAGAACCCTATCATGTGGCAAACCATTTACATGGGCAATTTCGATCGCGTCTGTTTACCAcaatatcaaattttggaacttggaATGAAGCTTCCACTCTTAGAGGAGCTTAACATTTCTATAACTGTTTGGAATGGATATTgtcttcctataaaacttaaGACATTTCACCAGCTACCAAGTGAAATCACTGACAAGTGTAATGCTGATCCGTTCGCTATTGCAAAATCGATGCCTGGATTACGTCGTCTTAATATTAGTGGACATCCAATGTACCAGGGTTGCTTGCTATTCTTGATGGATGTCCTCGTCTTGAATCTCTTAACCTTAGCGGATGTTTCAATCTTAAATTTAGTGAAAATTTGGAGAAAAGGTGTCGCGAACAGATCAAAGAATTAG